TGCTTCTTTAGATATCCTTCCGCTAAGCAGTTGGATTAATACCGAAGGAAAACCTTTGGTGATTGCCGGGCCTTGCAGTGCAGAGACCGAGGAACAAATGTTAGAAACCGCAATCCAGATCAAACAGGAAGGATTTGCGCATGTAATCCGTGCTGGGGTTTGGAAACCAAGGACACGTCCGGGAAGCTTTGAGGGGATGGGAGAAGCTGCGTTACCATGGTTACAGCAGGTGAAAAAGGAAACAGGATTGCCTGTTGCTGTGGAAGTTGCAACGCCTCAACACATTGAACTCGCTTTAAAATACGACGTAGATATTCTATGGGTTGGTGCCCGTACAACAGTTAATCCGTTTAATGTTCAGGAATTGGCTGATGCTTTAAAAGGAATTGATGTACCCGTACTGGTTAAGAATCCGGTTAATCCCGATCTTCAGCTTTGGATAGGTGCGCTTGAGCGTTTGAACCAGGCGGGAGTGAAAAAACTCGGAGCTATTCACCGTGGTTTTTCCAATGCGCAGGAAACCAAATTCCGTAATTCCCCGATGTGGAACATTGCGATTGAGCTAAAAACGTTGTTCCCGCAGCTCCCTGTAATCGGAGATCCCAGCCACATGGCCGGAAAGCGTGCATATCTGTTCGAACTGGCACAGCGTGCACTTGATTTGAACTACGATGGTCTGATCATTGAATCGCACCGTGATCCGGATAAGGCGTGGTCCGATGCGGCACAGCAGTTAACACCTGCAGCGTTGAATCAGATGCTTGAGGAACTCCATGTTCGTAAAGAGTCCTACGGCAGCGATTACCAGTCTCAGCTGGAAATCGTTCGTGGAAAAATAGATAACCTGGATCGTGAAATGCTGGAAACACTGGCTGCCCGTATGTCCCTCGTTGAAAAGCTGGCTGAATATAAGCGCGACAACAATGTAGCGGCTTATCAGGTGGATCGTTTCCGTGAGGTACTGGAAACCCGTGCAGCCTGGGGAAAAAGCATGAACCTGTATCCGAATCTGGTGGATGAGTTGTTTAAACTGGTTCACATGGAATCGATCCGTAAGCAAACAGAAGTGATGAACCAGGTGAACGCCTGATCATTTGTTCCTTAGATATTAAAATGGCCGTCTTCAGTAAGAAGCGGCTATTTTTTTAGTCCGTATCCGTAAAAAACGTACCTTATATTGTCATACACTTTGTAAACCAGGAACGCGATGATCAGATTAATAATTTGCTTCTTAACCATATATTCGGCGATGGCCCAAACGCCGGGTAATAATTTTGTAAAGGACAATTATACAAAGTTTGAATATCAGATACCGATGCGTGACGGTGTGAAACTGTTTACTGCCGTGTACGTCCCCAAAGATGCTGCTCCGGAGCGGAAGTATCCGTTTATCATGCAGCGTACACCCTATTCCTGCCGTCCCTATGGTGCGGGTAACTATCCTCAAAGGCTTGGACCCTCGTCGTTTATAATGCAGGACAAATTCATTGTCGTTTATCAGGATGTTCGCGGACGCTGGATGAGTGAAGGTACCTTTACCGAAATGACGCCTCAAAAGGAAAATAAGGGCCCCAGCGATACGGACGAGAGTACAGACACCTATGATACCATTGACTGGCTGCTTAAAAATGTAGCCAACAACAACGGCAAGGTTGGGCAGTGGGGGATCTCTTATCCGGGTTTTTATGCCAGTGCAGGTGCATTGTCGGGTCACCCGGCTTTGGTGGCTTCTTCACCCCAGGCACCGATTGCGGATCTCTGGCGCGACGACAGCTATCATAACGGGCTGTTTATGTTACCACATAATTTTAACTTTTACCCCTTTTTTACCAACCGGACCGACGGCCAACCTACCTCTGTTCCTTCGTCCAAAGCGTTTAATTTCGGTACGGAAGATGGGTATGACTTTTTTTTGAAACTCGGCCCATTGAAAAATACCCAGAAACCTCAATGGTATGGAGGGAAAGATCCATACTGGAACGGCAACCTGGCGCATCCCAATTATGATGATTTCTGGAAAGACCGTAATATCTTGCCGCATCTGAAAGGCATCAGGCACGCTGTGATGACCGTTGGCGGATGGTATGACGCAGAGGATCTTCATGGTATTTATAAGACATATGAGGCCATAGAGAAACAAAATCCGGGTATATTCAACATCCTTGTGGCAGGGCCCTGGACCCACGGAGGCTGGAATGGCGGAGGGGAGTCTCTTGGAAATATTAATTTCGGAGCAAAAACGGGGGCATATTATCAGGAAAATACTGAGCTTAGGTTTTTCAGGTACTTTCTGAAGGGAGAGGGAGATGCTAATTTTCCAGAAGCTCAGATGTTTGAAACGGGTACCAATCAATGGAAGAGCTACGATACCTGGCCGCCGGCATCTGCTGTGAAAAAGAATTTATTTCTTGTTCCGGGCGGGGACCTTATGGTTGATAAAGAACCTAATACTACTTCTTCCGACAGTTATGTATCCGATCCTAAGAAGCCTGTGCCCTTCACTCAAACTATTTCTATTGGCATGAATGCGGATTATATGGTGGAAGATCAGCGATTTGCCGCCCGCCGCCCCGACGTGCTTACTTACGAAGGAGAGGTACTGGACACGAATGTGACAATTGCAGGAAATATAAAGGTGAGCCTGAAGGTTTCCACCACAGGAACCGATGCAGATTTCATGGTTAAATTGATTGATATATATCCTAATGATGCGAAAAATGATACGGGTACGGCAAAGGGAACCAAAATGAGCAATTTTTACCAGTTGGTCCGCCATGATGGAATACGGGGTAAATTCCGGAAAGACAGAAGCAAACCGGTTCCTTTCGTATCTGGCAAGGTGGAAGAGGTGGCTTTTGAGTTGATGGATGTACTGCATACTTTTCAGAAAGGGCATAAAATAGCAGTGCAGGTGCAAAGCACCATGTTCCCGCTTTTTGATATCAACCCTCAGAAATTTGTTCCTAATATCAATGAAGCCAGTGAAAAAGATTTTCAGAAAGCTACCATCAGGGTTCATGGTGGAAGTAAGCTTTCTGTGAATGTACTGGAGTAGTTTCTTTACCAGGGCGTACAGGTCAGCCGAATGGCAATGCTACGTAGTGAAAGAGGACGATCAGATTTTCTTTTCTTTGAGTACCTGCCTGATTTCTTTCGCCCATATCTCGTACGCTTTTTCGTTCAGGTGGGTTTTGTCCTTTGCAAATTCTGATTTTAAACCTGTGGTATCTGAGATATATCGGTTAAGATCAATGTAGCGGATATGGTTAAGCTTACAGTATTGAATCAAAAAGTCATTCAGTGATTTTATTTCGGACATACTCACCGGATCATTCTGCTCATAAACGGTGAGCGTTACCACCGGCGTAATTTTGTTTT
This portion of the Dyadobacter sp. CECT 9275 genome encodes:
- a CDS encoding chorismate mutase, which produces MNASLDILPLSSWINTEGKPLVIAGPCSAETEEQMLETAIQIKQEGFAHVIRAGVWKPRTRPGSFEGMGEAALPWLQQVKKETGLPVAVEVATPQHIELALKYDVDILWVGARTTVNPFNVQELADALKGIDVPVLVKNPVNPDLQLWIGALERLNQAGVKKLGAIHRGFSNAQETKFRNSPMWNIAIELKTLFPQLPVIGDPSHMAGKRAYLFELAQRALDLNYDGLIIESHRDPDKAWSDAAQQLTPAALNQMLEELHVRKESYGSDYQSQLEIVRGKIDNLDREMLETLAARMSLVEKLAEYKRDNNVAAYQVDRFREVLETRAAWGKSMNLYPNLVDELFKLVHMESIRKQTEVMNQVNA
- a CDS encoding CocE/NonD family hydrolase; amino-acid sequence: MIRLIICFLTIYSAMAQTPGNNFVKDNYTKFEYQIPMRDGVKLFTAVYVPKDAAPERKYPFIMQRTPYSCRPYGAGNYPQRLGPSSFIMQDKFIVVYQDVRGRWMSEGTFTEMTPQKENKGPSDTDESTDTYDTIDWLLKNVANNNGKVGQWGISYPGFYASAGALSGHPALVASSPQAPIADLWRDDSYHNGLFMLPHNFNFYPFFTNRTDGQPTSVPSSKAFNFGTEDGYDFFLKLGPLKNTQKPQWYGGKDPYWNGNLAHPNYDDFWKDRNILPHLKGIRHAVMTVGGWYDAEDLHGIYKTYEAIEKQNPGIFNILVAGPWTHGGWNGGGESLGNINFGAKTGAYYQENTELRFFRYFLKGEGDANFPEAQMFETGTNQWKSYDTWPPASAVKKNLFLVPGGDLMVDKEPNTTSSDSYVSDPKKPVPFTQTISIGMNADYMVEDQRFAARRPDVLTYEGEVLDTNVTIAGNIKVSLKVSTTGTDADFMVKLIDIYPNDAKNDTGTAKGTKMSNFYQLVRHDGIRGKFRKDRSKPVPFVSGKVEEVAFELMDVLHTFQKGHKIAVQVQSTMFPLFDINPQKFVPNINEASEKDFQKATIRVHGGSKLSVNVLE